Proteins co-encoded in one Deinococcus carri genomic window:
- a CDS encoding macro domain-containing protein: MPLELVQGDIGAERTCAVVTAANKELAGGGGVDAVIHRAAGPELLRAIRAIGGTPTGTAVITPAFRLAGQGVRFVIHAVGPVWHGGGRGEAAALAGAYRESLRLAVENGCTSVALPAISTGVYGYPKEEAATVALQTIRDFLITHPSLTVRVVLYDGGTLNVFRRALARLEAD; the protein is encoded by the coding sequence ATGCCCCTGGAACTGGTGCAGGGCGACATCGGCGCGGAGCGGACCTGCGCGGTCGTGACGGCGGCCAACAAGGAACTCGCGGGCGGGGGCGGCGTGGACGCCGTGATTCACCGGGCGGCGGGGCCGGAGTTGCTGCGGGCCATCCGCGCCATCGGGGGCACACCCACCGGGACCGCGGTCATCACCCCGGCCTTCCGGCTGGCGGGCCAGGGCGTGCGCTTCGTCATTCATGCGGTCGGCCCGGTCTGGCACGGGGGCGGACGCGGCGAGGCGGCGGCGCTGGCCGGGGCCTACCGCGAGAGCCTGCGCCTGGCCGTGGAAAACGGCTGCACTTCGGTGGCCCTGCCCGCCATCAGCACGGGCGTCTACGGTTACCCGAAAGAGGAGGCCGCCACAGTCGCCCTGCAAACCATCCGCGACTTCCTGATCACCCATCCCAGCCTGACGGTGCGCGTCGTGCTGTACGACGGCGGCACCCTGAACGTATTCCGCCGAGCGCTGGCCAGGCTGGAAGCGGACTGA
- the gmk gene encoding guanylate kinase, with protein sequence MMVAPPDAEPQTTPTSSTPRRGLLIVMTGASGVGKGTLRERWLAGQDVFYSTSWTTREAREGERDGVDYVFVTPEAFLDKARQGGFLEHAQFVGNHYGTPIEPIEAALARGQDVVLEIEVEGAMQVKHRMGEEAVLVFIMPPSLTELRRRLTGRATETPERIEKRLARARDEIREAHAFRYVVVNDDLGRAVRELQAVQQAERARQLPEAEWTPEDREAVRLAGTVRSSALTSDDLARVVES encoded by the coding sequence ATGATGGTTGCTCCACCCGACGCTGAACCGCAGACCACCCCGACCTCCTCCACGCCCCGCCGGGGCCTCCTGATCGTGATGACGGGCGCGTCCGGCGTGGGCAAGGGCACGCTGCGCGAGCGCTGGCTGGCCGGGCAGGACGTGTTCTACTCGACCTCCTGGACCACCCGTGAGGCCAGAGAGGGCGAACGCGACGGCGTGGATTACGTGTTCGTGACGCCGGAGGCCTTTCTGGACAAGGCGCGGCAGGGCGGCTTCCTGGAACACGCGCAATTCGTGGGCAACCACTACGGCACGCCCATCGAACCCATCGAGGCCGCGCTCGCACGCGGGCAGGACGTGGTGCTGGAAATCGAGGTCGAGGGCGCGATGCAGGTTAAGCACCGCATGGGCGAGGAGGCGGTGCTGGTGTTTATCATGCCGCCCAGCCTCACCGAACTGCGCCGCCGCCTGACCGGACGCGCCACCGAGACGCCCGAGCGCATCGAGAAACGCCTCGCCCGCGCCCGTGACGAGATCAGGGAGGCCCATGCCTTCCGCTATGTGGTGGTCAACGACGACCTGGGCCGCGCCGTGCGCGAACTCCAGGCCGTGCAGCAGGCCGAACGCGCCCGCCAGCTTCCCGAGGCCGAGTGGACGCCCGAAGACCGGGAAGCGGTCCGCCTGGCCGGGACCGTCCGCAGCAGCGCCCTGACCTCCGATGACCTGGCGCGCGTGGTGGAGAGCTAA
- a CDS encoding Lrp/AsnC ligand binding domain-containing protein has product MVTAIVMVQAERQRIQETAEALAGVPGVREVYSVTGEWDIVAVLKLDRYDDLDDVVTGHLRKVEGIMRTQTMLAFRTYSEALLDQGFGVGLDESQPE; this is encoded by the coding sequence ATGGTGACTGCAATCGTGATGGTCCAGGCAGAGAGGCAGCGCATTCAGGAAACCGCCGAGGCGCTGGCCGGGGTGCCCGGTGTGCGTGAGGTCTACAGCGTGACGGGCGAGTGGGACATCGTGGCCGTGCTGAAACTCGACCGCTACGACGACCTCGACGACGTGGTGACCGGGCATCTGCGGAAGGTGGAGGGGATCATGCGGACCCAGACCATGCTGGCCTTCCGCACCTACAGCGAGGCGCTGCTCGATCAGGGCTTCGGTGTGGGCCTGGACGAGAGCCAACCCGAGTGA
- a CDS encoding Lrp/AsnC family transcriptional regulator: MTATAPTPPSVTPREQLLNRIQKDIPIVQRPYRVLAEEVGLTEAEALDILREVKEEGVLRQVSAIFDTRTLGYKSSLVAAVYDEEQLDAGAEVVNRHPGVSHNYKRNHDFNLWYTIAVPPESDLEAHVQKLHEQSGARVTRLMPTLHLFKIGVEFDMSGKEDWNAKARPQYTNADRNVGYEVTDLDRAFVLEFQKDLPVTEEPYADACTALGLSIDELAAHAQKMKEAGALRRVSAVFRHQKAGFTFNAMGVWAVPQEDVAEVGRQMAEFKAVSHCYLRPTYPEWPYTIFTMVHGRSKEEAFGKIAAIEQEVAQGTPHAILYSTKEYKKIRLEFYKPEFYEWARENLSTEA; encoded by the coding sequence ATGACCGCCACCGCTCCCACCCCCCCGTCGGTGACGCCGCGCGAGCAACTGCTCAACCGCATCCAGAAGGACATTCCCATCGTGCAGCGGCCCTATCGCGTGCTGGCCGAGGAGGTCGGCCTGACGGAAGCCGAGGCCCTGGACATCCTGCGCGAGGTGAAGGAAGAGGGCGTGCTGCGCCAGGTCAGCGCCATCTTCGACACACGCACCCTGGGCTATAAGTCCAGCCTGGTCGCGGCGGTGTACGACGAGGAACAGCTCGACGCGGGCGCGGAAGTCGTCAACCGGCACCCCGGCGTCAGCCACAACTACAAGCGCAACCACGACTTCAACCTGTGGTACACCATCGCTGTGCCGCCCGAGAGCGACCTCGAAGCGCATGTGCAGAAGCTGCACGAGCAGAGCGGCGCGCGGGTCACGCGGCTGATGCCCACGCTGCACCTGTTCAAGATTGGCGTTGAGTTCGACATGAGCGGCAAGGAGGACTGGAACGCCAAGGCGAGGCCCCAGTACACCAACGCCGACCGCAACGTGGGCTACGAGGTGACCGACCTTGACCGCGCCTTCGTGCTGGAGTTCCAGAAGGACCTGCCCGTGACCGAGGAACCCTACGCGGACGCCTGCACCGCGCTGGGCCTGAGCATCGACGAGCTGGCCGCGCACGCCCAGAAAATGAAGGAGGCCGGTGCCCTGCGCCGCGTCTCCGCCGTCTTCCGCCACCAGAAGGCGGGCTTCACCTTCAACGCGATGGGCGTCTGGGCAGTGCCACAGGAGGACGTGGCCGAGGTCGGCCGCCAGATGGCCGAGTTCAAGGCCGTCAGCCACTGCTACCTGCGCCCCACCTACCCCGAGTGGCCCTACACCATCTTCACGATGGTCCACGGCCGCAGCAAGGAAGAAGCCTTCGGCAAGATTGCCGCCATCGAGCAGGAAGTGGCCCAGGGGACTCCCCACGCCATCCTGTACTCGACCAAGGAATACAAGAAAATCCGGCTGGAGTTCTACAAGCCGGAGTTCTACGAGTGGGCGCGGGAGAACCTGAGCACGGAGGCATAA
- a CDS encoding SDR family oxidoreductase translates to MSAATEDFPQKTSGEQQGQEPGHQSEMGQKPITIRDDYRGRGKLQGKVALISGGDSGIGRAVAVHFAREGADVAIIYLDEHEDAQKTVALVEGEGRRALAIAGDIGDVQFTQQAVQQVVQQLGKLDILVNNAAEQHPQKSITDITPEQLERTFRTNIFGMFYLTQAALPHLQKGATIVNTTSVTAYQGSPQLLDYASTKGAIVAFTRSLSQNLAEQGIRVNAVAPGPIWTPLIPSTMDQQKVESFGQDVPLKRPGQPAEVAPSYVFLASEDSSYMSGQVLHPNGGEVVNG, encoded by the coding sequence ATGAGCGCCGCCACCGAGGACTTTCCCCAGAAGACTTCCGGCGAGCAGCAGGGGCAGGAGCCGGGCCACCAGTCGGAGATGGGTCAGAAGCCCATCACCATCCGCGACGACTACCGGGGCAGAGGCAAGCTCCAGGGCAAGGTGGCCCTGATCAGCGGCGGCGACAGCGGCATCGGCCGCGCGGTGGCGGTGCATTTCGCCCGCGAGGGAGCCGATGTCGCCATCATCTACCTCGACGAGCACGAGGATGCCCAGAAGACGGTGGCGCTGGTGGAGGGTGAGGGCCGCCGGGCGCTTGCCATCGCGGGCGACATAGGTGATGTGCAGTTCACGCAGCAAGCCGTGCAGCAGGTGGTGCAGCAGCTCGGCAAGCTCGACATTCTGGTGAACAACGCCGCCGAGCAGCACCCGCAGAAAAGCATCACCGACATCACGCCCGAGCAACTGGAGCGCACCTTCCGCACCAACATCTTCGGCATGTTCTACCTGACGCAGGCCGCGCTGCCGCACCTGCAAAAGGGCGCGACCATCGTCAACACGACCAGCGTCACGGCCTACCAGGGCAGCCCCCAACTGCTGGATTACGCCAGCACCAAGGGCGCGATTGTCGCCTTTACCCGCAGCCTCAGCCAGAACCTGGCCGAGCAGGGCATCCGCGTGAACGCCGTGGCCCCCGGCCCCATCTGGACCCCGCTGATTCCCAGCACGATGGACCAGCAGAAGGTCGAGAGCTTCGGCCAGGACGTGCCCCTGAAACGCCCCGGCCAGCCCGCCGAGGTCGCGCCCTCCTACGTCTTCCTGGCCTCCGAGGACAGCAGCTACATGAGCGGACAGGTGCTGCACCCGAACGGCGGCGAGGTGGTGAACGGGTAG
- a CDS encoding helix-turn-helix transcriptional regulator, which translates to MVRQRGEEAKLYNRLAALRAERNLSRADLAAATGINPQSVGFIERGDYGPSLELALKIAQVFDLPVEAIFSLTPLPPLSAQVYGRKEPA; encoded by the coding sequence ATGGTCAGGCAACGAGGTGAGGAGGCGAAACTCTACAACCGGCTGGCGGCCCTGCGTGCCGAGCGGAACCTTAGCCGGGCGGACCTGGCCGCCGCCACCGGAATCAACCCGCAGTCGGTGGGCTTTATCGAGCGGGGCGACTACGGTCCCAGCCTGGAACTCGCGCTGAAGATCGCGCAGGTGTTCGACCTGCCCGTCGAGGCGATCTTCTCTCTCACGCCGCTCCCGCCGCTCAGCGCGCAGGTGTACGGCCGAAAGGAACCCGCATGA
- the tkt gene encoding transketolase — protein MSAEQQGQPQGQQNVDQLSVNTIRTLAIDAVQRANSGHPGAPLGMAPMGYVLWQKFLHHNPQNPEWPGRDRFVLSAGHASMLIYSLLHLTGYDMPLEDLKNFRQWGSKTPGHPEFFHTKGLDATTGPLGQGAAMTVGMAMAEHHLAACYNREGFPIFDNYVYSILGDGDLQEGVNHEAASLAGHLKLGKLIWLHDDNQVQLDTATFEAVNEDTAERYRAYGWEVLRVQDGNNLTEIENAIRQARTNLDQPTLIQIRTVIGFGSPRAGTSKAHGEPLGEEGVQETKAALGWDYPPFTVPDEVRANMDARERGAQQEAEWQALMDRYRAEYPELGAEVDALLARELPANLAEVLPSYEVGGKPIATRNASGEVINALAKVVPGLMGGSADLSGSTKTTIKDGGVLEPGHYQGRNVYFGVREFGMAAAANGLSLYGGLRPLVGTFLVFADYLKPAFRLSAIQMQPVTYVLTHDSIGLGEDGPTHQPIEQLAMLRAVPGAHVIRPADANETAAAWQMALEYGKGPTALALSRQDLPVLPRNHAGVRKGAYVVRDAEGAQVILIATGSEVSLALDAAEALAGEGVQARVVSMPCMEVFREQDASYKASVLTPGVKRVAIEAASKQPWYEWVGTDGAVIGMDTFGASAPAKVLFEKFGFSVPNVVKVVRGVLEG, from the coding sequence ATGAGTGCCGAACAACAGGGGCAGCCGCAGGGGCAACAGAATGTCGATCAACTGAGCGTCAACACCATCCGGACGCTCGCCATTGACGCGGTGCAGCGGGCCAACAGCGGGCACCCCGGCGCGCCGCTGGGCATGGCCCCGATGGGCTACGTGCTGTGGCAGAAGTTCCTGCACCACAACCCGCAGAATCCCGAGTGGCCGGGCCGCGACCGCTTCGTGCTGTCGGCGGGGCACGCCAGCATGTTGATCTACTCGCTGCTGCACCTGACCGGCTACGACATGCCGCTCGAAGACCTCAAGAACTTCCGCCAGTGGGGCAGCAAGACCCCCGGCCACCCCGAGTTCTTCCACACCAAGGGCCTCGACGCCACCACCGGTCCGTTGGGACAGGGCGCGGCGATGACGGTCGGCATGGCGATGGCCGAGCATCACCTCGCCGCGTGCTACAACCGCGAGGGCTTTCCCATCTTCGACAACTACGTGTACTCGATCCTGGGTGACGGCGACCTCCAGGAGGGTGTGAACCACGAGGCCGCGTCGCTGGCGGGGCACCTCAAGCTGGGCAAGCTGATCTGGCTGCACGACGACAACCAGGTGCAGCTCGACACCGCCACCTTCGAGGCCGTGAACGAGGACACCGCCGAGCGCTACCGCGCCTACGGCTGGGAAGTGCTGCGCGTGCAGGACGGCAACAACCTCACCGAGATCGAGAACGCGATCCGGCAGGCCCGGACCAACCTGGACCAGCCCACCCTGATCCAGATTCGCACCGTGATCGGCTTCGGCAGCCCCCGCGCGGGCACCAGCAAGGCGCACGGTGAACCGCTGGGCGAGGAGGGCGTGCAGGAAACCAAGGCCGCCCTGGGCTGGGACTACCCGCCCTTCACGGTGCCCGACGAGGTGCGGGCCAACATGGACGCCCGTGAGCGCGGCGCGCAGCAGGAGGCCGAGTGGCAGGCCCTGATGGACCGCTACCGCGCCGAATACCCCGAGCTGGGGGCCGAGGTGGACGCCCTACTGGCGCGCGAGCTGCCCGCCAACCTGGCCGAAGTCCTGCCCTCCTACGAGGTGGGCGGCAAGCCCATTGCCACCCGCAACGCGAGCGGCGAGGTGATCAACGCGCTGGCGAAGGTCGTGCCCGGCCTGATGGGCGGCAGCGCGGACCTCTCGGGCAGCACCAAGACCACCATCAAGGACGGCGGCGTGCTGGAACCCGGCCACTACCAGGGCCGCAACGTGTATTTCGGCGTGCGCGAGTTCGGCATGGCCGCCGCCGCCAACGGCCTCTCGCTGTACGGCGGGCTGCGCCCGCTGGTGGGCACCTTCCTGGTGTTCGCGGACTACCTCAAGCCCGCCTTCCGCCTCTCGGCGATCCAGATGCAGCCCGTCACCTACGTCCTGACGCACGATTCCATCGGCCTGGGCGAGGACGGCCCCACCCACCAGCCCATCGAGCAGCTCGCCATGCTGCGCGCGGTGCCGGGTGCCCACGTGATCCGCCCCGCCGATGCTAACGAGACGGCGGCGGCCTGGCAGATGGCGCTGGAATACGGCAAGGGGCCGACGGCGCTGGCCCTCTCCCGCCAGGACCTCCCGGTGCTGCCGCGCAACCACGCGGGCGTGAGGAAGGGGGCCTACGTCGTCCGCGACGCGGAGGGCGCACAGGTGATCCTGATCGCCACCGGCTCGGAAGTCAGCCTGGCCCTCGACGCCGCCGAGGCCCTGGCCGGGGAAGGCGTCCAGGCGCGCGTCGTCTCGATGCCCTGCATGGAAGTCTTCCGCGAGCAGGACGCCAGCTACAAGGCCAGCGTGCTGACGCCCGGCGTGAAGCGTGTCGCCATCGAGGCTGCCAGCAAGCAGCCCTGGTACGAGTGGGTCGGCACGGACGGCGCGGTGATCGGCATGGACACCTTCGGCGCGTCGGCCCCCGCCAAGGTGCTGTTCGAGAAGTTCGGGTTCAGCGTGCCGAACGTGGTGAAGGTGGTCCGGGGCGTGCTGGAGGGCTGA
- a CDS encoding tRNA (adenine(22)-N(1))-methyltransferase TrmK, which translates to MKTPTLDARLEAVLDLIRAGVHADIGSDHAHLPIRLVREGRVTRGVVVELNPGPLALARRNVARARLEDRLEVREGDGFAPLAPGEVDSASLTGMGAGTMAGILRRAGERLPPALVVQPNDSPRPLRVWAREHGYHLTHERLIPGYWPYPVLRLERRNGPDPAYAGLPPDAALRYGPHLLREGPALLRGQVRADLTRLAPLAAPGRTAQTELEAARAAWAVLEP; encoded by the coding sequence ATGAAGACCCCCACCCTTGACGCCCGCCTGGAAGCCGTGCTGGACCTGATTCGTGCCGGGGTTCACGCCGATATCGGCTCCGACCACGCGCACCTGCCCATCCGGCTCGTGCGGGAGGGGCGGGTGACGCGCGGGGTGGTGGTGGAGCTGAACCCCGGTCCCCTCGCGCTGGCCCGGCGCAACGTGGCCCGAGCGCGGCTGGAAGACCGGCTGGAGGTCCGCGAGGGCGACGGCTTCGCGCCCCTGGCCCCCGGCGAGGTGGACAGCGCCAGCCTGACCGGGATGGGCGCGGGCACGATGGCGGGCATCCTGCGCCGGGCGGGGGAAAGGTTGCCGCCCGCGCTGGTCGTGCAGCCCAACGACTCACCCCGGCCCCTGCGCGTCTGGGCACGCGAACACGGCTACCACCTGACGCACGAGCGTCTGATTCCGGGCTACTGGCCCTATCCGGTGCTGCGGCTGGAGCGCCGGAACGGCCCCGACCCGGCCTACGCGGGCCTGCCCCCGGACGCCGCCCTGCGCTACGGCCCCCACCTGCTGCGCGAGGGTCCGGCACTGCTGCGGGGGCAGGTGCGCGCGGACCTCACCCGCCTGGCCCCGCTCGCCGCGCCGGGCCGCACGGCCCAGACCGAGCTGGAGGCGGCGCGGGCGGCCTGGGCGGTGCTGGAGCCGTAG
- a CDS encoding YqhA family protein, translated as MSRPLPPPRPSASRTLARAFGFTRLIVELGVLSSFAFSLVLFIAAIGQAYRTIGDAFRHLGEEGTTKHLLIAAVEQADTLLVGVALLIISLGLQALFIGQLRNVPAWLHVHSFDDLKQKLIGVVITALAVNFFAVALEWTGGTEILAYGTAVAAVILAVGAYSVVLRGQTPDDQSPEQVEEGRPDEDPHP; from the coding sequence GTGAGCCGTCCCCTGCCGCCTCCCCGCCCGTCCGCCTCGCGCACGCTCGCGCGGGCCTTTGGGTTCACGCGGCTGATCGTGGAACTGGGGGTGCTGAGTTCCTTCGCCTTCAGCCTGGTGCTGTTTATCGCCGCCATCGGGCAGGCGTACCGCACCATCGGGGACGCCTTCCGGCACCTGGGCGAGGAAGGCACCACCAAGCACCTTCTGATCGCCGCCGTCGAGCAGGCCGACACGCTGCTGGTGGGGGTGGCGCTCCTGATCATCAGCCTGGGCCTCCAGGCCCTCTTTATCGGGCAGCTTCGCAACGTGCCCGCTTGGCTGCACGTCCACAGCTTCGACGACCTCAAGCAGAAGCTGATCGGCGTGGTGATCACGGCGCTGGCGGTCAATTTCTTCGCGGTGGCGCTGGAATGGACCGGCGGCACCGAGATTCTGGCCTACGGGACCGCCGTCGCCGCCGTGATTCTGGCGGTAGGGGCCTACAGCGTGGTGCTGCGCGGCCAGACTCCAGATGACCAGTCTCCGGAGCAGGTGGAGGAGGGGAGGCCCGATGAAGACCCCCACCCTTGA
- a CDS encoding MOSC domain-containing protein, translated as MKTMHELRTTFPRAGRLEWIGLREARRAPVRPVPEAEVHPLVGLIGDHGKVAPPRLRALTGEPGEVVAPGAAQPIPGGPGRRQVTLLQAEHLPVIAALAGLEEVRPEALRRNLLIGGIPLLALKNARFRVGEVVLEGTGECHPCSRMEETLGEGGYNAVRGHGGLTARVISGGIIRVGDPVVFLEAGAAG; from the coding sequence GTGAAGACCATGCACGAGTTGCGGACCACCTTTCCCCGCGCGGGCCGCCTGGAGTGGATCGGGCTGCGCGAGGCCCGCCGTGCCCCCGTCCGCCCCGTGCCGGAAGCGGAGGTGCATCCGCTGGTGGGCTTGATCGGGGACCACGGCAAGGTGGCCCCGCCCCGGCTGCGCGCCCTGACCGGCGAGCCGGGCGAGGTAGTCGCACCGGGCGCAGCCCAGCCCATTCCCGGTGGCCCCGGACGGCGGCAGGTCACGCTGCTCCAGGCCGAGCATCTGCCCGTGATCGCGGCGCTGGCCGGGCTGGAGGAGGTCCGGCCCGAGGCGCTGCGCCGCAACCTCCTGATCGGCGGCATTCCGCTGCTGGCCCTCAAGAACGCCCGTTTCCGGGTGGGCGAGGTGGTGCTGGAGGGCACCGGGGAATGCCACCCCTGCTCCCGGATGGAGGAGACGCTGGGCGAGGGCGGCTACAACGCGGTACGCGGGCACGGCGGCCTGACGGCGCGGGTGATTTCCGGCGGCATCATCCGGGTGGGCGACCCGGTCGTGTTTCTGGAAGCGGGCGCGGCGGGCTGA
- the tyrS gene encoding tyrosine--tRNA ligase — protein MNDIRRNLPVEEQLAILRRGVVDLVTEDDLRRKLEKGKPLRVKLGADPTRPDLHLGHAVPLMKMRQFQDLGHKVILVIGDFTAMIGDPSGKSKTRPPLTLEQTRANAQSYLEQCKLILRDDPELLEIRFNGEWLEPMGYADVIRLASKYTVARILERDDFTKRLSAGTPISLHELLYPITQGYDSVALHADVELGGTDQLFNNLVGRALQRDYGQEPQVVMTLPLLVGLDGTEKMSKSLDNYIGLTDAPDVMFAGLMKVPDPLLPNYFTLLTDLPQDRIQELLAGHPVAAHRELAREVVAWLHPEADLDAAEERFRSVAKGGIPENLPTVTVSREELGENGVSMARLIVLAGLEPSNGAARKLIQNRGLRLNGETYTEAQGTLGQEDLAREGGAVIQKGKDRFARLVLGS, from the coding sequence ATGAACGACATCCGCCGGAACCTGCCCGTCGAAGAACAGCTCGCCATCCTGAGGCGCGGCGTGGTGGACCTCGTGACCGAGGACGACCTGCGCCGCAAGCTGGAGAAGGGTAAACCGCTGCGCGTCAAGCTCGGCGCCGACCCCACCCGCCCGGACCTGCACCTGGGGCACGCCGTACCCCTGATGAAGATGCGGCAGTTTCAGGACTTGGGGCACAAAGTTATCCTCGTTATCGGCGACTTCACTGCGATGATCGGCGACCCCAGCGGCAAGTCCAAGACGCGCCCGCCGCTGACGCTGGAGCAAACCCGTGCCAACGCCCAGAGCTACCTGGAGCAGTGCAAGCTGATCTTGCGCGATGACCCGGAGCTGCTGGAAATCCGCTTCAACGGCGAGTGGCTGGAGCCGATGGGCTACGCCGACGTGATCCGCCTCGCCAGCAAATACACCGTGGCCCGCATTTTGGAACGCGACGACTTTACCAAGCGGCTGAGTGCCGGGACGCCCATCAGCCTGCACGAGCTGCTCTACCCCATCACCCAGGGCTACGACAGCGTGGCGCTCCACGCCGATGTCGAGCTGGGCGGCACCGACCAACTGTTCAACAACCTGGTGGGCCGGGCGCTGCAACGCGACTACGGCCAGGAACCCCAGGTGGTGATGACGCTGCCGCTGCTGGTCGGCCTGGACGGCACCGAGAAGATGTCCAAGAGCCTGGACAACTACATCGGCCTGACCGACGCCCCGGACGTGATGTTCGCGGGGCTGATGAAGGTGCCCGACCCCCTGCTGCCCAACTACTTCACCCTGCTGACCGACCTGCCGCAGGACCGGATTCAGGAACTGCTGGCCGGGCACCCGGTCGCCGCGCACCGCGAACTCGCCCGCGAGGTGGTCGCCTGGCTGCACCCCGAAGCGGACCTGGACGCCGCCGAGGAGCGCTTCCGGTCGGTGGCGAAAGGCGGCATCCCCGAGAATCTCCCCACCGTCACGGTTTCCCGGGAGGAGCTGGGTGAGAACGGCGTCAGCATGGCGCGGCTGATCGTGCTGGCGGGCCTGGAACCCAGCAACGGCGCGGCCCGCAAGCTGATCCAGAACCGGGGCCTGCGACTGAACGGCGAGACGTACACCGAGGCGCAGGGCACCCTGGGCCAGGAAGACCTGGCGCGGGAGGGCGGCGCGGTCATTCAGAAGGGCAAGGACCGCTTCGCGCGGCTGGTTCTGGGGTCCTGA
- the pyk gene encoding pyruvate kinase, giving the protein MKHFDRATKIVATIGPASRDPQTLGRMIDAGLNVVRMNFSHGEPEDHRQTVQMVRELAARKGVTIGILQDLQGPKIRVGRFREGAVTLETGQKFTITMDDVEGDETRVGSTYKGLALDVHPGMILLLDDGNLALRVEQVRGQDILTTVVIGGVLKNNKGINVPQADLAVPALSDKDVNDMEFGAQLGVDWVALSFVRSRDDLLLARHYLARFGSRAKLMAKIEKPQAVDRFGDILKEVDGIMVARGDLGVEMRPEQVPTIQKRLIRLCREAGKPVITATQMLESMINLPRPTRAEASDVANAIYDGTDAVMLSAESAAGHYPVEAVAMMDRIAREAEGSEHYKLLQQQAVIETELAQDSIAFAACSIGEKLEASAIVTFTSTGGAATRVAKYRPPLAILALTPNEQTRNQLALSWGVVPLLSEDPHDTDDMVRIANDELKKSGLADVTDRYVITAGVPFGVRGTTNMLRVERLREEDLSERV; this is encoded by the coding sequence ATGAAACACTTTGACAGAGCAACCAAGATCGTCGCCACCATCGGCCCGGCGAGCCGGGATCCGCAGACGTTGGGGCGGATGATCGACGCGGGGCTGAACGTGGTCCGGATGAACTTCAGCCACGGGGAACCGGAAGATCACCGCCAGACGGTGCAGATGGTGCGGGAACTCGCGGCGCGCAAGGGCGTGACCATCGGTATCCTGCAAGACCTCCAGGGGCCGAAGATCCGGGTGGGCCGCTTCCGGGAGGGCGCGGTCACGCTGGAAACCGGGCAGAAGTTCACCATCACGATGGACGACGTGGAGGGCGACGAGACCCGCGTGGGCAGCACCTACAAGGGTCTGGCGCTGGACGTGCATCCCGGCATGATCCTGCTGCTCGACGACGGCAACCTGGCGCTCAGGGTGGAGCAGGTGCGCGGCCAGGACATCCTGACCACCGTCGTGATCGGCGGCGTGCTGAAGAACAACAAGGGCATCAACGTGCCCCAGGCCGACCTGGCCGTGCCCGCGCTGTCCGACAAGGACGTGAACGACATGGAGTTCGGGGCGCAGCTCGGCGTGGATTGGGTGGCGCTGTCGTTCGTGCGCTCGCGCGACGACCTGCTGCTGGCCCGGCACTACCTCGCGCGCTTCGGCAGCCGCGCGAAGCTGATGGCGAAGATCGAGAAGCCGCAGGCCGTGGACCGCTTCGGCGACATCCTCAAGGAGGTGGACGGCATCATGGTGGCGCGCGGCGACCTGGGGGTGGAGATGCGCCCCGAGCAGGTGCCCACCATCCAGAAGCGCCTGATTCGCCTGTGCCGCGAGGCCGGGAAGCCAGTGATCACCGCCACGCAGATGCTGGAGAGCATGATCAACCTGCCCCGCCCCACCCGCGCCGAGGCCTCCGACGTCGCCAACGCGATCTACGACGGCACCGACGCCGTGATGCTCAGCGCCGAGTCGGCGGCGGGGCACTACCCGGTCGAGGCGGTCGCCATGATGGACCGCATCGCCCGCGAGGCCGAGGGCAGCGAGCACTACAAGCTGCTTCAGCAGCAGGCGGTGATCGAGACCGAACTCGCGCAGGATTCCATAGCCTTTGCCGCCTGCTCCATCGGGGAGAAGCTGGAAGCCTCCGCCATCGTGACCTTTACCAGCACCGGAGGCGCGGCGACGCGGGTGGCGAAGTACCGCCCGCCCCTCGCCATTCTGGCCCTGACCCCCAACGAGCAGACCCGCAACCAGCTCGCCCTCTCCTGGGGCGTCGTGCCGCTGCTTAGCGAGGACCCGCACGACACCGACGACATGGTCCGCATCGCCAACGACGAGCTGAAGAAAAGCGGCCTCGCGGACGTGACCGACCGCTACGTGATCACCGCTGGCGTGCCCTTCGGTGTACGCGGCACCACCAACATGCTGCGTGTCGAACGGCTGCGTGAGGAAGACCTGAGCGAACGGGTTTAA